From Halapricum desulfuricans, a single genomic window includes:
- a CDS encoding transcription initiation factor IIB gives MSETNTRFRSHAQTRTARDEQLERSEETDGELICPECGATGIAVEKRGETVCEECGIVIEDDMIDHGPEWRAFDSRERDRKSRVGAPSTNTLHDKGLSTKIDWKDSDATGSSLSARKRSQMVRLRTWDERFRAKSARERNLKQALGEIDRMASALGLPENVRETAGVIYRKALYDDLLPGRSIEAMATASLYAAARQANTPRSLDEFQPISRVDRQEYARAYRYLGRELGLAIEPADPAKYLPRFASELDVPEAVERRARELIETGKAQGVHSGKSPVGLAAGALYAGALLSNERITQQTIAEATDVSEVTIRNRYQELLDAHEQAEQTG, from the coding sequence ATGTCAGAGACCAACACCCGATTTCGATCACACGCACAGACGCGTACCGCACGCGACGAGCAGCTTGAGCGCTCCGAAGAGACGGACGGCGAGTTGATCTGTCCCGAATGCGGTGCGACCGGGATCGCCGTCGAGAAGCGCGGTGAAACCGTCTGCGAGGAATGTGGCATCGTCATCGAAGACGACATGATCGATCACGGACCCGAGTGGCGGGCCTTCGACTCCCGGGAGCGCGATCGGAAATCCCGCGTCGGCGCGCCCTCGACGAACACGCTGCACGACAAGGGGCTCTCGACGAAGATCGACTGGAAGGACAGCGACGCGACCGGCTCGTCGCTGTCGGCACGCAAGCGCTCCCAGATGGTCCGGCTGCGCACCTGGGACGAGCGGTTCCGAGCCAAAAGCGCCCGCGAGCGCAACCTCAAGCAGGCGCTCGGCGAGATCGACCGCATGGCCTCGGCACTGGGCCTGCCGGAGAACGTTCGCGAGACCGCGGGCGTCATCTACCGGAAGGCACTGTACGACGACCTGCTGCCCGGCCGGTCGATCGAGGCGATGGCGACGGCGTCGCTGTACGCCGCTGCGCGGCAGGCCAACACGCCACGCAGCCTCGACGAGTTCCAGCCGATCAGCCGCGTCGACCGCCAGGAGTACGCCCGCGCGTATCGCTACCTCGGGCGCGAGCTTGGACTCGCGATCGAGCCGGCCGATCCCGCGAAGTACCTCCCCCGGTTCGCCTCGGAACTCGACGTGCCGGAGGCAGTTGAACGCCGCGCCAGGGAGCTGATCGAGACCGGGAAGGCCCAGGGCGTCCACTCCGGAAAGTCACCCGTCGGACTGGCCGCCGGCGCGCTGTACGCCGGTGCCCTGTTGAGCAACGAACGGATCACCCAGCAGACGATCGCCGAAGCGACTGACGTCAGCGAAGTGACGATCCGAAACCGGTATCAGGAACTCCTCGACGCACACGAGCAAGCCGAGCAAACCGGATAG
- a CDS encoding DUF7511 domain-containing protein, with amino-acid sequence MGEIHHAPQDGSFDSESVSTGTVRVVRDGDRVTLYLDAPGMSDDDRSTHWLTADAEDFCSLEEMR; translated from the coding sequence ATGGGTGAAATCCACCACGCGCCGCAGGACGGATCGTTCGACAGCGAGAGTGTGTCGACCGGCACGGTGCGGGTGGTACGCGACGGTGATCGCGTGACGCTGTATCTCGACGCACCGGGGATGAGTGACGACGACCGCTCGACCCACTGGCTCACCGCCGACGCCGAGGACTTCTGTTCGCTCGAGGAGATGCGCTGA
- a CDS encoding SOS response-associated peptidase has translation MCGRTSLFAPQSVVQARFDATADQPLEPRYNIAPREDLAVVRNDAPDTIDLLEWGLIPSWVDDPDGAPQPINARAETVTEKPTFAEAFERRRCLVLADGFYEWRDTRGGSQPYRVERVDGEPFAMAGLFERWESGEQVKETVTVVTTEPNAVVEPLHDRMAAVLDPDEEATWLSNADPETHQGLLEPSPAEQWQSYPISTRVNDPTNDDPGVIEKVTPDRQTGLGDFE, from the coding sequence ATGTGTGGTCGTACCTCACTGTTCGCGCCCCAGTCGGTCGTGCAAGCCCGCTTCGACGCGACGGCCGACCAGCCCCTGGAGCCGCGATACAACATCGCTCCGCGTGAAGATCTTGCCGTCGTCCGCAACGACGCGCCCGACACGATCGACCTGCTGGAGTGGGGACTGATCCCGTCCTGGGTCGACGACCCCGACGGTGCTCCGCAACCGATCAACGCCCGCGCAGAGACGGTCACCGAGAAACCGACGTTCGCCGAGGCGTTCGAACGGCGTCGCTGTCTCGTCCTGGCAGACGGGTTCTACGAGTGGCGGGATACTCGCGGCGGGAGCCAGCCCTATCGCGTGGAACGGGTGGACGGCGAGCCCTTCGCGATGGCGGGGTTGTTCGAACGCTGGGAATCGGGAGAGCAGGTCAAAGAGACCGTCACCGTCGTCACGACCGAGCCGAACGCCGTCGTCGAGCCGTTACACGACCGGATGGCAGCCGTCTTGGATCCCGACGAGGAGGCGACGTGGCTGTCCAACGCGGATCCCGAAACACACCAGGGACTACTTGAGCCCTCACCGGCCGAACAGTGGCAGTCGTATCCGATCTCGACGCGAGTCAACGATCCGACGAACGACGATCCCGGCGTGATCGAAAAGGTTACCCCGGATCGACAGACGGGACTCGGCGACTTCGAGTGA
- the psmB gene encoding archaeal proteasome endopeptidase complex subunit beta: MNNDFAPYEPELGGFEDVPEADDEPVAKTGTTTVGIATDDGVVIATDKRASLGGRFVSNKNVQKVEQIHPTAALTLVGSVGGAQSFIRSLRVESNLYEARRDEPMSIHALATLAGNFARGGPFIAINPILGGVDEDGSHVYSIDPAGGVMKDDYTVTGSGMQLAHGALEGEYDPELSIEEAKDLAARAVNAATERDTGSGNGIYFAVVTDEGVEIEDHDDVTELL; encoded by the coding sequence ATGAATAACGACTTCGCACCCTACGAACCCGAACTCGGCGGCTTCGAGGACGTCCCCGAAGCCGACGACGAGCCGGTCGCAAAGACCGGGACGACGACCGTCGGTATCGCGACCGACGACGGCGTCGTGATCGCCACGGACAAGCGCGCCAGCCTCGGCGGACGCTTCGTCTCGAACAAGAACGTCCAGAAGGTCGAGCAGATCCACCCGACCGCAGCCCTGACGCTCGTGGGCAGCGTCGGCGGCGCACAGTCGTTCATTCGCTCGCTCCGCGTCGAGTCGAACCTCTATGAGGCACGACGGGACGAACCGATGAGCATCCACGCGCTGGCGACGCTCGCGGGTAACTTCGCCCGCGGCGGCCCGTTCATCGCGATCAACCCGATCCTCGGCGGCGTCGACGAGGACGGCAGTCACGTCTACAGCATCGATCCCGCCGGCGGCGTCATGAAGGACGACTACACCGTCACCGGCAGCGGGATGCAGCTGGCGCACGGTGCGCTGGAGGGCGAGTACGATCCGGAGCTGTCCATCGAGGAGGCCAAGGACCTGGCGGCGCGGGCGGTCAACGCCGCGACCGAACGCGACACCGGCTCCGGCAACGGCATCTACTTCGCCGTCGTCACCGACGAGGGCGTCGAGATCGAGGACCACGACGACGTCACCGAACTGCTGTAG
- the psmA gene encoding archaeal proteasome endopeptidase complex subunit alpha: MQGNHEQQAYDRGITIFSPDGRLYQVEYAREAVKRGSASVGVRTPEGVVLAADRRARSPLIEQESIEKIHGVDDHIALASAGHVADARKLIDFARRRAQIDNLRYDESIGVETLTKAVTDHIQEYTQTGGARPFGVALLIGGVEDGEPRLFETDPSGTPYEWQATAVGGGREDSQSHLEDNYEDDLTLEEGIGLALEALAEASEDGLTASGVEMTTVPVESAQVEAVDEATLAEHIDDRDLGGDDDE, from the coding sequence ATGCAAGGAAATCACGAACAGCAGGCCTACGACCGGGGGATCACTATCTTCTCGCCGGACGGCCGGCTCTATCAGGTCGAGTACGCACGCGAGGCAGTCAAACGCGGCAGTGCCAGCGTCGGCGTCCGAACGCCCGAAGGCGTCGTCCTGGCGGCCGACCGGCGGGCTCGATCCCCGCTGATCGAACAGGAGAGTATCGAAAAGATCCACGGCGTCGACGACCACATCGCGCTGGCCAGCGCGGGCCACGTGGCCGACGCCCGGAAGCTGATCGACTTCGCCCGGCGTCGCGCACAGATCGACAACCTCCGCTACGACGAGTCGATCGGCGTCGAGACGCTGACGAAGGCAGTCACCGACCACATCCAGGAGTACACTCAGACCGGGGGCGCGCGACCGTTCGGCGTCGCGCTGTTGATCGGTGGCGTCGAGGACGGCGAGCCGCGTCTGTTCGAGACCGACCCGTCGGGGACGCCCTACGAGTGGCAGGCGACCGCCGTCGGCGGCGGCCGCGAGGACAGCCAATCCCACCTCGAGGACAACTACGAGGACGATCTGACGCTCGAGGAGGGAATCGGCCTCGCGCTGGAAGCACTTGCGGAAGCCAGCGAGGACGGCCTTACCGCCTCGGGCGTCGAGATGACGACCGTCCCAGTCGAGTCCGCACAGGTCGAGGCGGTCGACGAGGCGACGCTGGCCGAGCACATCGACGACCGCGACCTCGGAGGTGACGACGATGAATAA
- the pth2 gene encoding peptidyl-tRNA hydrolase Pth2, whose amino-acid sequence MKQAIVARADLGMGEGKLAAQVAHASLSAYEDATASTRKEWKGSGQKKIVLQADGESQLFELADKAETEGIPHAIVRDAGHTQLEPGTVTALAVGPAAEDRVDAVTGDLSLY is encoded by the coding sequence ATGAAACAGGCAATCGTCGCTCGCGCCGATCTGGGCATGGGCGAGGGCAAGCTGGCGGCCCAGGTCGCCCACGCCTCGCTGTCGGCCTACGAGGACGCCACTGCGAGCACGCGCAAAGAATGGAAAGGCAGCGGCCAGAAGAAGATCGTCCTCCAGGCCGACGGCGAATCCCAGTTGTTCGAACTCGCCGACAAAGCCGAAACCGAGGGGATCCCCCACGCCATCGTCCGGGACGCCGGCCACACCCAACTCGAACCCGGAACCGTGACAGCACTGGCCGTGGGTCCGGCCGCCGAGGATCGCGTCGACGCCGTGACCGGTGACCTCTCGTTGTACTAG
- a CDS encoding YIP1 family protein: MIDRALWIPEGFFEARRDRMNGFRATGLAFGVALLLTALSGVALRLLARQMTGTTEIDNPGRPSEMTCEAFHGDTQPSGCDEPATITVEVGELFWETAVEQLPALFFGVLLLWLFTGVGLHLLAGGHVGEGSFGQTLEVVAWSMLINVLSVAISAGLLWLASQQVDLAVSSPGRLLSQMRRVTTTLPGIGARVVQGLALVAQVGVWTAGLTVVHRNERAVAAVGSVIVGTVSLALLFI, translated from the coding sequence ATGATCGATCGGGCGCTTTGGATCCCGGAAGGGTTCTTCGAAGCCCGCCGTGATCGGATGAACGGCTTTCGGGCTACTGGTCTCGCGTTCGGCGTCGCCTTACTGTTGACAGCGTTGTCGGGTGTGGCCCTACGGCTGCTCGCCCGCCAGATGACGGGAACGACCGAAATCGACAATCCCGGTCGTCCGTCTGAAATGACGTGTGAAGCGTTTCACGGGGACACACAGCCGAGCGGCTGTGACGAACCGGCAACGATAACAGTCGAGGTTGGAGAGCTGTTCTGGGAGACCGCTGTTGAGCAACTTCCGGCACTGTTCTTTGGGGTGTTACTCCTCTGGTTGTTCACCGGTGTCGGGCTACACCTCCTTGCCGGTGGACACGTCGGAGAGGGATCGTTCGGACAGACGCTGGAGGTTGTCGCGTGGTCGATGCTGATCAACGTCCTCTCAGTTGCGATCAGTGCTGGTCTGTTGTGGCTTGCCTCACAGCAGGTCGATCTCGCCGTCTCTTCCCCCGGGCGACTGCTCTCACAGATGCGGCGAGTGACCACGACACTGCCGGGAATCGGTGCTCGGGTGGTCCAGGGTCTCGCACTCGTCGCCCAGGTCGGCGTCTGGACCGCCGGACTTACAGTTGTCCACCGCAACGAGCGTGCGGTCGCCGCTGTCGGTTCAGTCATCGTCGGCACGGTATCCCTTGCCCTCCTGTTCATTTGA